The Roseovarius indicus genome has a segment encoding these proteins:
- a CDS encoding mandelate racemase/muconate lactonizing enzyme family protein, giving the protein MHIIENMRVFDIRGGGMHPVIVELTTKDGIVGYGEAAVAYGLGAKAAAGMLADLSPSVIGADAAYPRLVWHEIYDNSFWTKGGGAVVFAALSAIDQALWDIKAKALGVPVYELFGAKFSGAIEVYANGWSAAHNDVTEWAKSAERPLKDGYRLLKCYPLAHEVNGVSLRHVQRRHLSDEAFQRAVDRVRTLRKVVGPDIGLMLDLSGGLNNDQLIRFMDVCAELDLIWVEEPFDPFDLKNMQVQAGRWPIPVAAGERVYTRHGFRNLLDTGGVDIVMPDVGNCGGVFEFVQIAAMAEAYNARVSAHNCASSLLSAASIQVATASAMSMPLETYPYFPDNNSYVQVLHNPPEKTVKNGMLDVPEAPGLGAEVDLDAVGKYLSFDYSKDFG; this is encoded by the coding sequence ATGCATATCATCGAAAACATGCGGGTGTTCGACATCCGTGGTGGAGGGATGCACCCTGTCATCGTCGAACTGACCACCAAGGACGGTATCGTCGGGTATGGCGAAGCGGCCGTTGCCTATGGGCTTGGCGCAAAGGCGGCTGCCGGCATGCTGGCCGATCTTTCGCCAAGCGTGATCGGGGCCGATGCCGCCTACCCGAGGCTTGTCTGGCATGAGATCTACGACAACTCCTTCTGGACCAAGGGCGGCGGCGCCGTCGTGTTTGCCGCCCTATCCGCCATCGACCAGGCGCTTTGGGACATCAAGGCCAAGGCGTTGGGTGTTCCCGTCTACGAGCTTTTCGGGGCGAAGTTCAGCGGTGCGATCGAGGTCTATGCAAACGGCTGGAGCGCCGCCCACAATGACGTGACCGAGTGGGCGAAATCGGCGGAGCGCCCGCTCAAGGACGGCTACCGGCTTCTGAAGTGTTACCCTCTTGCACATGAAGTCAACGGTGTCAGTCTACGCCATGTGCAGCGGCGGCACCTCAGCGACGAGGCCTTTCAACGTGCCGTCGACCGGGTCAGGACGTTGCGCAAGGTCGTCGGACCGGACATCGGGCTCATGCTGGATCTGTCTGGCGGTCTCAACAACGATCAGCTCATTCGTTTCATGGACGTCTGCGCAGAGCTCGATCTTATCTGGGTGGAAGAGCCTTTCGACCCCTTCGATCTGAAGAACATGCAGGTTCAGGCCGGCAGGTGGCCAATACCTGTTGCCGCGGGCGAACGCGTCTACACGCGTCACGGGTTTCGCAACCTCCTGGATACCGGCGGGGTCGATATCGTGATGCCGGATGTCGGAAACTGCGGCGGCGTTTTCGAGTTCGTGCAGATTGCGGCAATGGCAGAAGCCTACAATGCACGGGTCTCGGCGCATAATTGCGCCAGCTCGCTGCTGAGTGCCGCCTCCATTCAGGTGGCGACGGCTTCCGCAATGTCGATGCCCTTGGAGACGTATCCATATTTCCCGGACAACAACAGCTACGTTCAGGTCCTTCACAACCCACCCGAGAAAACAGTCAAAAACGGTATGCTGGACGTGCCCGAGGCACCGGGACTGGGGGCGGAGGTCGATCTGGATGCTGTCGGTAAGTATCTCAGTTTCGATTACTCGAAGGATTTCGGATAG
- a CDS encoding ABC transporter permease subunit: protein MREMFDWRRIFLLAPVTVLLLVAFALPLLYIVPEAFSGEATKRFLRIFTSPVYTKIIRTTVRISVEATVITLIVSFPLAWVLSRAKGVRALLLGLVVLVPFLTSVLVRTFAWLAILGQRGLVNATLLSLGLISEPLPLLFSELAVVLALVHSAIPMMVFALFSVLRRIDGRVLLAAHTLGANPARAWFGMVVPLAIRGIQSGVIIVFLFTMASFIAPAFLGNQRQQMLAQVIQSEIETGANWALAAALGITLAAIATLVVIGLSMVLGVFSRWQNPGEPKPARTDLATGTVDRSLLRDPVKRAAPRFNLAAPWRVVMGYVGPVYITLVSAFLLLPLLVLFPVAFSSAEVLIFPPPGYSLRWFEEILSSPQWVDAALTSLRIGVATCVVTLILATLTVLGLGRDFRYRNTAEALMLSPMTVPAVVFALGAYLSFSRVGLIDTELGIILAHTVLGFPLVYLVASATFSSIDPGLARAAASLGANPFRVFRTVIFPLLLPGLSVGALLAMLHSFDESIASIFLSNLSVKTLPRMLWEGIRFNTSPESAAVSAMLLTATCLVILVGILVILGRSKRSSMAFQSDPDAV from the coding sequence ATGCGAGAAATGTTTGATTGGCGCAGGATCTTCCTGCTCGCCCCGGTGACGGTCTTGCTGCTGGTCGCCTTCGCCCTTCCCCTGCTCTACATCGTTCCCGAGGCTTTTTCCGGAGAGGCCACCAAGCGGTTTCTCCGCATCTTCACGAGCCCGGTGTATACCAAGATCATCCGGACCACCGTGAGGATCAGCGTCGAGGCTACCGTCATTACGCTGATCGTGTCCTTCCCGCTCGCCTGGGTGCTGAGCCGTGCGAAGGGGGTGAGGGCCCTTCTTCTCGGGCTTGTCGTGCTGGTGCCGTTCCTGACCAGCGTTCTTGTCCGGACCTTTGCCTGGCTTGCCATCCTGGGGCAGCGCGGCCTTGTGAACGCGACGCTTCTCAGCCTCGGTTTGATCTCGGAGCCGCTGCCCCTTCTTTTCAGCGAACTGGCGGTGGTACTGGCGCTTGTTCATTCCGCGATCCCGATGATGGTTTTCGCGCTGTTCAGCGTGTTGCGGCGCATTGACGGGCGTGTTCTGCTGGCCGCTCACACGCTGGGCGCAAACCCCGCACGTGCCTGGTTCGGGATGGTGGTGCCGCTGGCCATTCGGGGCATACAATCCGGCGTGATCATCGTATTTCTCTTCACGATGGCCAGCTTCATCGCGCCGGCGTTCCTGGGCAATCAACGTCAGCAGATGCTGGCGCAGGTCATTCAGTCGGAAATCGAAACCGGTGCCAACTGGGCGCTTGCCGCGGCTCTGGGCATAACCCTGGCGGCGATCGCCACCCTGGTCGTCATCGGCCTGTCGATGGTCCTTGGAGTATTTTCCCGCTGGCAGAATCCGGGCGAGCCAAAGCCCGCCAGGACCGACCTGGCCACCGGGACAGTCGACCGGTCGCTGCTGCGTGATCCGGTGAAACGTGCGGCGCCCCGTTTCAACCTGGCCGCACCCTGGCGCGTGGTCATGGGATATGTGGGGCCGGTATACATCACGCTTGTTTCCGCCTTTCTGTTGCTGCCGCTCCTCGTGCTGTTTCCGGTCGCGTTCAGCTCGGCCGAGGTGCTGATCTTTCCGCCTCCGGGATATTCCCTGCGCTGGTTCGAGGAAATCCTGAGCAGCCCCCAATGGGTCGATGCAGCCCTGACAAGTCTGCGGATCGGGGTCGCCACCTGTGTTGTTACCCTGATCCTGGCCACCTTGACGGTGCTCGGGCTCGGGCGCGACTTCCGCTACCGGAATACGGCAGAAGCGTTGATGCTGTCCCCGATGACGGTGCCGGCGGTCGTGTTTGCACTTGGGGCCTATCTCAGCTTTTCCCGGGTTGGCCTCATCGATACCGAGCTTGGCATCATCCTGGCACACACGGTACTGGGCTTTCCCCTGGTTTACCTTGTGGCATCCGCAACCTTCAGTTCCATCGACCCGGGGCTGGCCCGCGCCGCTGCCAGCCTGGGCGCAAATCCGTTCCGGGTGTTCCGGACGGTCATCTTTCCCCTGCTGCTGCCCGGGCTGTCGGTGGGCGCGCTGCTGGCGATGCTGCATTCCTTCGACGAGTCCATCGCCTCGATCTTCCTGAGCAACCTGTCGGTCAAGACACTGCCGCGGATGCTGTGGGAAGGCATTCGTTTCAATACCAGCCCGGAATCGGCGGCTGTCTCGGCCATGCTATTGACCGCGACATGCTTGGTGATCCTGGTCGGGATCCTGGTCATCCTCGGACGGAGCAAGCGTTCCTCGATGGCCTTCCAGAGCGATCCTGACGCCGTCTGA